The Candidatus Hydrogenedens sp. genome includes a region encoding these proteins:
- a CDS encoding NUDIX domain-containing protein, with translation MGKKRIIVAGGVVVDTQNRVLLLERDVVRNNKYTHEVRLPKGHVDTGESHEKCARREVGEESGYWETEIIADLGYDLSEFEYKGKNIIRTEHYFLMRADPDKKGNPTPVGEEETLFRPIWVPIDTAETMMTYPSERHFIRRAKEWLKGQSDKSDLASPLN, from the coding sequence ATGGGCAAAAAAAGGATAATAGTTGCTGGGGGTGTGGTTGTTGATACGCAAAACAGGGTGCTTTTGTTAGAACGAGATGTCGTGAGAAATAATAAATATACCCATGAGGTGCGTCTACCCAAAGGGCATGTAGATACGGGGGAATCGCATGAAAAATGTGCCCGTCGAGAGGTAGGAGAGGAAAGTGGATATTGGGAGACCGAAATTATTGCAGATTTAGGATATGACTTGAGTGAGTTTGAATATAAAGGAAAAAATATAATACGAACCGAGCATTATTTCCTTATGAGAGCAGACCCTGACAAGAAAGGAAATCCTACTCCTGTGGGGGAAGAGGAAACCCTTTTTCGTCCTATATGGGTACCCATAGATACTGCAGAAACGATGATGACTTATCCATCGGAAAGGCATTTTATCCGTCGTGCTAAAGAATGGTTGAAAGGACAATCTGACAAGTCCGACTTGGCCAGCCCGTTAAATTAA
- a CDS encoding DUF2961 domain-containing protein translates to MKYFLHRQNLMLFAIALFCATVLSVSVSAKNLAESLADVKNYTAHRISSYDRTGGNADGMQEQPIAIGETRTLAKIEGAGAITHIWVTIASKDKYHLKNLVLRMYWDGEANPSVESPIGDFFGLGHGEYYTFSSYPIQIGTSNALNCFWYMPFEKGAVVTITNEGTDVCRAFYYYIDYRKLETLDTPLRFHAHYRQEYPCTAGKNYTFLEAKGMGHYVGVSLSIHNRADGWWGEGDDMFFVDGEKEPSLHGTGSEDYFCGAWCYGPAFSYLFFGCPLRGEHKRGEKWNVYRFHLLDPVPFKKSIVVNIEHGHANDRSDDFSSVAYWYQTEPHVPFEPLPPAEKRIPEQVEPNPVHIEPGAMELEDGLIPFQTADGSVVEQDLGSFGNEWSNGKQLWFTPEGPRNYSATVDVPSDMAGEKKVTLWYTKAPDYGQVQLWVNQQKVAEWDGYNEEKVVRASIQFTVKLVEGANTLELRIVGKNEKSTNYMAGLDCIKVE, encoded by the coding sequence ATGAAGTATTTCTTACACAGACAAAATCTGATGTTGTTCGCTATCGCATTGTTTTGTGCTACCGTGCTGTCTGTATCTGTTTCTGCAAAAAATCTGGCAGAAAGTCTTGCTGATGTTAAAAATTACACAGCACATCGTATATCCAGTTATGACCGCACAGGAGGTAATGCAGATGGAATGCAGGAACAACCTATTGCCATAGGTGAAACAAGGACATTAGCAAAAATTGAAGGGGCAGGTGCTATTACTCATATCTGGGTAACTATTGCAAGTAAGGATAAATATCACTTAAAAAATTTGGTATTGCGTATGTATTGGGATGGTGAGGCAAATCCTTCTGTGGAATCTCCCATAGGAGATTTCTTTGGGCTGGGACATGGCGAATACTATACATTTAGCAGTTACCCTATACAAATAGGGACATCCAACGCCCTTAATTGTTTCTGGTATATGCCTTTTGAAAAAGGGGCAGTTGTTACCATTACCAATGAGGGAACGGATGTTTGTCGTGCTTTTTATTACTATATTGATTACAGAAAATTAGAAACCCTTGATACACCCCTTCGTTTCCATGCACATTATAGACAGGAATATCCTTGCACGGCAGGCAAAAATTATACTTTCCTTGAAGCAAAGGGAATGGGACATTATGTGGGCGTGAGTTTGTCCATTCATAATCGTGCAGATGGTTGGTGGGGAGAAGGTGATGATATGTTCTTTGTTGATGGTGAAAAAGAACCTTCCTTGCATGGGACAGGTTCCGAGGATTATTTCTGTGGTGCATGGTGTTATGGCCCTGCATTTAGTTATCTTTTCTTTGGTTGCCCTCTTCGTGGAGAACATAAAAGAGGTGAGAAGTGGAATGTTTATCGTTTCCATTTACTCGACCCAGTGCCTTTCAAAAAATCCATTGTCGTCAATATAGAGCACGGTCATGCGAACGACCGCTCGGATGATTTCAGTTCTGTTGCCTACTGGTATCAAACGGAACCACATGTCCCCTTTGAACCATTACCCCCTGCTGAAAAACGAATCCCGGAGCAAGTAGAACCCAATCCAGTGCACATAGAACCCGGTGCTATGGAATTAGAAGATGGTTTAATTCCCTTCCAGACTGCTGATGGTTCTGTTGTTGAACAGGATTTGGGTAGTTTTGGAAATGAATGGAGCAATGGCAAACAATTATGGTTTACACCGGAAGGTCCCAGAAATTACTCTGCCACTGTAGATGTTCCTTCGGATATGGCAGGAGAGAAAAAAGTAACGCTCTGGTATACCAAAGCCCCAGATTATGGACAGGTGCAATTGTGGGTTAACCAGCAAAAGGTAGCAGAGTGGGACGGTTATAATGAGGAAAAAGTTGTACGAGCCTCGATTCAATTCACCGTAAAATTAGTAGAAGGTGCAAATACCCTTGAATTGAGAATCGTAGGCAAGAACGAAAAATCTACCAATTATATGGCAGGTTTAGATTGCATTAAAGTTGAATAG